The segment CCTAGCCTCCTCGCACAATCGGGCCGCGTGGTTCGACACAGTGCCGATCACCGCATAGTCCGCGCGCTGATCGAAACCGATCCGCCCGATGGTGGCGTGGCCCCGAGCGATGCCGATTCCGAAGCCAAGCAAGTAGTCCCGTTTGCGCCATCGCTCTGAATGCTCGTCAATAGCGTCACGCATCGCCGCGGCCATTGAGACAGCCCTCTCGGTGTGATCGGCACAGGGTAGCGGATCATTGAAAACCACAACGATGCCGTCGCCCACGAACCGCTCCAAAGTCCCCTCGTGACGGACGATTTGTTCGCCGAGACAGGAATGGTACTCGCCGAGCACCGTCATTACCTCCTCGGGCTCGGCAGTCTCGGCGAAGGCTGTAAAGCCGCGCAGATCGCAGAAAACGACGGTCACCTCGCGACGGTGGCTTTGAAGGAGCGCGTCGCCATTGCCCGCTGCAACAATAAGGTCGGCGACCTGCGCGGGCAGAAACCGTCGGAGCCGGCCCATCCGCTCGATCTCCGCAACCTGGTCCGCCACTGTTTGTTCAAGAGAGCGATTCCATGCAGCCAATTGCGCTGCCTGATCCTCGAGGAGCCGCGTCTGGCTCTCCACGGTATCGTATAGCGCCTTCTGGCGCAGCATCGAGCGCACGCGCGCCAGTAGCGCCTTGTGCTCGAACGGCTTGGTCAGATAGTCGTCGCCACCGGCATCCAATCCCTCGACCACATCTCGCGTATCGGCTTTTGCGGTAACAAGGATAACCGGGATCGATCGCAGCGAAACGTCTGCCTTGAGCATCCGCACGACGCTTATCCCA is part of the Mesorhizobium sp. L-2-11 genome and harbors:
- a CDS encoding adenylate/guanylate cyclase domain-containing protein, with the translated sequence MHDPPRILAVDDTPENLEILRMRLEANGYEVVTAADGEEGLAKVRSLKPDLILLDIMMPRLDGISVVRMLKADVSLRSIPVILVTAKADTRDVVEGLDAGGDDYLTKPFEHKALLARVRSMLRQKALYDTVESQTRLLEDQAAQLAAWNRSLEQTVADQVAEIERMGRLRRFLPAQVADLIVAAGNGDALLQSHRREVTVVFCDLRGFTAFAETAEPEEVMTVLGEYHSCLGEQIVRHEGTLERFVGDGIVVVFNDPLPCADHTERAVSMAAAMRDAIDEHSERWRKRDYLLGFGIGIARGHATIGRIGFDQRADYAVIGTVSNHAARLCEEARSRQILVSQRVLGAVESLVESVPVGELTLKGFRRPMPAYEVVRWLGRSS